In Methanobrevibacter sp., the genomic stretch GCTGTGCTGTTAATCTGTTTGATTGTCCTTTTTTCATATTCTATCACTCCTCATCAATATTAAAAAAGTCATCTATGTTTTGAACGTCTATATATGATGTATCTTGTCCTAATCCTTCCATTAACTCAATGTGCTTGTTGAAGTAATCAATCGATGCAGAATCACTGTCACACATAATGCAATGTCTTCCTTCTGTGATGCAAACTCTTCCAACGGTTCCACTTCCTGCAAAAAAATCAAGAACGATAGAACCTGGATAGGAAAGTGCCTTTACAAATCGTTCAATAATTTCAACTGGTTTTTGTGTTGGGTGACCAACACGTTCTTTGCTGTTTCCGTTTAACCTACCTATTTCCCAAACATTAGTTGGATTTTTCCCTTTACGTGTGTTTTCAGGATTAAGTCTTTTATCTTTTAACGCAAGTTTCAGCTGTTCCTCTGAATAAGGAACTCTTACTGAATCTAAATCGAAATAATAGTTGTTGGTTTTCACCAACCAGATTACTTCTTCATGCCTATTTGCAAAAAACCTGCGTGCTGACATACCATTCTTGTAGTACCAGATAATTGTATTGATGAGTTTGAATTTTGTGTTATGTCTAACATGTTGAATTATACTGACGAGGTCTCCTGATTTAACATCTCTAAATTGCAGTCCACCGAAAATAACCAGACTTCCAGAATCAGCTAATACTCTATACGCTTCATCTAACCACTTGGCAGCCCATTCAATATAGTTATCATAAATATCCCATTCTTCAAGTTCAAGATTATATGGGGGGTCGATACAGATAAGTTGAATGGACCCGTCAGGAATTTTTTTAAGAAATTCACAGCAATCCATTATGCTTAGTGAAATCATAGATTTTTCAGGCCTCTCAAAGTCAGCAGCTGTTTTTTGTTTAAGCGTTTTATCTTTATGCATTTTATTCAATGACATGAGTGCATGATTGTGATGTGATTTGTTATGAATAGCCATATTTTTACCTTTTTTTTATCATTATTTCCTATAAATACTTATATTAACTTTATTCTTTTGCATTAATAAATTATACTCTTATTAATTTTTAGGCTCTTTCAAAAACTTGTGTGATTTTTTTCTTTTTCATTGTTTAAATTCCAATA encodes the following:
- a CDS encoding site-specific DNA-methyltransferase — protein: MAIHNKSHHNHALMSLNKMHKDKTLKQKTAADFERPEKSMISLSIMDCCEFLKKIPDGSIQLICIDPPYNLELEEWDIYDNYIEWAAKWLDEAYRVLADSGSLVIFGGLQFRDVKSGDLVSIIQHVRHNTKFKLINTIIWYYKNGMSARRFFANRHEEVIWLVKTNNYYFDLDSVRVPYSEEQLKLALKDKRLNPENTRKGKNPTNVWEIGRLNGNSKERVGHPTQKPVEIIERFVKALSYPGSIVLDFFAGSGTVGRVCITEGRHCIMCDSDSASIDYFNKHIELMEGLGQDTSYIDVQNIDDFFNIDEE